atgaatgatcccgTAGTGAACTTACTTGTCGTCTCGAGATCCGCCTGCTTTCGTTCGGCCGGATTCTTCTCGGTGATCCTTGCGATCGTTTTTACCGGCaccggtggcgccaccgccgccgccgcgaTCCGTGCGCCGATCTTCATTCGTCGAGCGTCTGCGCCGATCTCTCGTCGTGTCTCCGCGTTCTTTATTACCCTTCGAGTCGGAGTCTCGTCGACGATCTTTAAAACTGTCGCCGCGACCGCCGTCTCTGCGATCATCACCTTTACCgcctgtaattatttcacatcaGGATTTTGAAGGATTTTTAGTCGGGGAGCAAAACCTGTTCGACTTGTTGTTATGAAGTCAAATTTCACAGTAAGCTTATCTATCGGAATTCGGACAAGCCATAATACTATGATAACTCTAATTTCACCATTATTACTCGAATTTCATCATAGTaactcgaatttcgacataataactCGAATTTCACCATAATACTATGATaactcgaatttcgacataataactcaaatttcgacataataactCGAATTTCACCATAATACTATGATaactcgaatttcgacataataactcgaatttcgacattataactcgaatttcgacataatactATAATAACTCGATTTTCACCATAATaactcgaatttcgacataatactATAATaactcgaatttcgacataatagcCTAAGTCGAAATGGTTAAGAAGAATAATGTTCTACGTCACAAGCGATTTCCAAAGGTCGCTCGTTCTGAAGGTCGTCTGATTTTCGCTGAATAAGTCGTTTTAAATCGTACCCTGTTCTTTCTGTCGAGTTTTCGCCTTTTCTTTCTCGCGGAATCGATCGATTTCGCgttgtttctgtttttcgCGTTCGGGATTCCTGAGCACCTGAAAAAACGAGTTGAAAATCGCCGATATATTTTGTGAACGATAAGGGGTCGATCTATGGGTGATTTCGGGGTCGGAACCCCTGACTTCCCATTGTCATTGAGGTTGTACTGTTTTTGTCAAGACAGAAATCATTAAAAcctattaatttgaaaatctcGGAAATCGCAAATTTTTGAATGGGTTTCTCCGGGAATTTCTAACGCCGAAGTGGAAAACCCAGTTTGCGGTTTACAGCGAGGCTGCTTTATACGCGTGAATGACCTTTCTATAAGACCCAAGCCTTCCAATAATCTTAGAATCATTCCAGCCCTGGggctggttccatagtcactgcttagacttaagaccagtctctaAGAACatgttagttctatagccaatctaacaactcaagGCCAATCTTAAAGACTTAAgcccacttttggacttaagtctcgactgtCGAACCGGCTCCTGTTGAACTTAAAAGGACGCTTACCCTCACTgttatttcatctttatcctTTCCGGCGGCTGACGAACTCGAACCCTTGCGCTCCTTTCCTCCTTTACCGTCCTCCGACTCGTCCTTCTTCGCGCCTTCCTCGTCGTTCTTCTCCTTACTCTCGGCGGACGACGAATCTTTGCGCTCGTCGTCGGGCGTCGACGATTTCTTCCTCTCGTCGCGGTCGCCGGCGTCCGTCTGCTTCGGTTTTTCGCCGCTCTCCGAATCGTCCTTCGACGATTTCGTTTTCGCCGCCGTTTTCTCCTGCTGTCGGCTTTTCTCTTTTTCGCGGCGCTGAATTTCTCGCTCGCGCGATTTACGCCGTTCCTCGTCGCGTTGTTTTTTGCGTTCGATTTCGCGTTTTTTCTTCTCTTCTCGAAGTCGCtgtcgagaaaaaaaaacattgttttaacccattagcactcggtaatttcactatgttgtgtctattactcctcaaAAAATTCAAGGGAAATCGAATCAAGGGGAGTCGATCATTTATTACGACACAGAATCAGCTCAATTCCCAGTTGATTTTCATGTATTACAAGTTCGcgttattttgtagtaaatagtcaaggctttcatatgatgtaagatttgatgaggCGGGCCACCAAAATCATGTCCTTTTGGCCGccgaaattcatccaaacttacttggatttggatttgaagtgagcGCTTAGATCTGTCATGTTCTTACTCAAAATACTTGATAACTTCAAATAAGAAGATATTTCTGTACGGTATTCTGAAGACTTGGATGtctagtttatcataagctcaaatgggttcaaatcccactATAACCATTTTTGTGTAGGCAGGGTGGATTTAGGCGGCTTGAGAGCTTTCTTTGTTTTGATGGAACTCGAGCAGAGATTAGTGGAATTCATCTCTTGGGGGATAACTCTATAAAGTAGTACCTGCATTactaatttcttttcttcttttttctttttgatggCTTCGATCAAAGGAGTGGTCATTTTAGGCGCGCTGCCCTCTGTAATCAGAACGCGTttatcagttcagttcagatCTTGGGTTCTTTACAGATCAGAGAATCCATAATTCCCCAAAATTATCCTGACCCTGGACCAAAAATTTCCGGATTAAGTTATAAGATATCCCCAGTGGAGCTAAGCTCCTTGCGTCActtgtcaccagcaagaacaagacACTTAGAATGCAAATaccctgattaaattataagatatcatcagtgagggctgtttcttatcaagaggttccttgtgtcactcgtcaccagcaagaacaacaagacaccaaaaattcaaattccctgattgaattatgagatatcctcagtgaggacTGTTTATTATCAAGAGGTTCTTGTGTCTCCGGACTTTTCTCTAATTTCCAAGAAAAGAGTCAGAATACCCCGATTTGCCCTGCAGGAAAATACAAATTCAGAATTCCATGTTCTGTGTGAAGAACCCTTCCAAACCGAGCAGACGGATTAAGAATCCTGAACTGTGAACGTTTCACACTTACTCTTGCCCATAATTTTCTCTTTGTTTTCGATTTCTTCGAGGAATTTATCGATGCTCGGATGTTCGGGTTTCGGCGTGTTTAAAAACTCGACGAACTTCAGATATTCCGGGTCTGAAATGAAACGATTAGAACATTTCAactttgatttgatttctatgGAATATCGCTTTCCATGTAGAcccaattttagaaaaaaattcaaatatttagtTTAGTTGCTTTCGTTACAAGTGATGGCGACTTCTTATCTGGACCCAGcactacagttgtgagttagagtttcCAATGAGTTAACCATGAGTCAAATCTtgattcacaactgtggaactggatcccgatCGACAACTTTAATTCTAATGTCAAACTTAATCGACAACTTTATataaggggtcattcatttattacgtacgcattaggggaggggggaggtgtcagtgcaattgcgtactgtaatgcttaatgtataccaaaaaatggccgattttgtgtacagagggggagggggggttgaaaaattcaaattttatgcgtacgtaataaatgaatgatccctaaccAGGTCTCTCCGGCTTGGCGccaatcaaaattgaatttttgatcGTATATTCAGGACTTAGGCCTACCTTGTTCTAAAGTGCCTTTCTTCGTGTCTGGTTTTTTCGGTTTCTTTTTCGGTACTTTCTGAAACGGCGCGAACTCCACAACGGCCGGATATTCCGTACCTGGAAATtcgaagaaatatttttcacaaaataagaaatttcaattttttcgtaATATTTCATTCGATACCAGACGACGCAATTtcgcaatttttttttctcacctTTGCCGTCGACGAACACGT
This sequence is a window from Tubulanus polymorphus chromosome 9, tnTubPoly1.2, whole genome shotgun sequence. Protein-coding genes within it:
- the LOC141910820 gene encoding uncharacterized protein LOC141910820 — encoded protein: MTQVAKTSEAKESSRDKKTEDARPKDKKEKDVPPTKVVIRKLPPSMTEAQFLEQISPVPDYDLFYFTKADRSLGPMATSRAYINFLTQDDLFMFCDKFDGYVFVDGKGTEYPAVVEFAPFQKVPKKKPKKPDTKKGTLEQDPEYLKFVEFLNTPKPEHPSIDKFLEEIENKEKIMGKKGSAPKMTTPLIEAIKKKKEEKKLVMQRLREEKKKREIERKKQRDEERRKSREREIQRREKEKSRQQEKTAAKTKSSKDDSESGEKPKQTDAGDRDERKKSSTPDDERKDSSSAESKEKNDEEGAKKDESEDGKGGKERKGSSSSAAGKDKDEITVRVLRNPEREKQKQREIDRFREKEKAKTRQKEQGGKGDDRRDGGRGDSFKDRRRDSDSKGNKERGDTTRDRRRRSTNEDRRTDRGGGGGATGAGKNDRKDHREESGRTKAGGSRDDKRPEKETKARQDRKPVDSKTDDKSGSSANKETTKPSSNDTTKDGSSSSSSSSNKPKDEKQENKAASADGSSSPSASDSRRIRNKDRPEREIYVPGRRRAEIEKKMAQRKTTDDCPKTEQSSKTSSSSTTPASEQKR